A single genomic interval of Osmia lignaria lignaria isolate PbOS001 chromosome 9, iyOsmLign1, whole genome shotgun sequence harbors:
- the LOC143305671 gene encoding uncharacterized protein LOC143305671, protein MAKWIFVLSVAAVLTRIGMADIMVQPGYQSPQHHSIITQPHETMQHLNKDHLQQPKSADYHLEFHPVYTDSYQIPANALYPVLQHYQVMPQLYGTHYSHPNSGDVGLPGMHSSEYVPLPVHSRYRRSSESNDGEQSEKRDKLDAVATKSSLDENVSPVIDLRSLGGEAGEGLDEKNVKVRQSDNNQQPITSNTLFGLNPANMYPTYQQYQFVDPALNSNQEFRNIEMLPEGTVSTEPASEYREVSSAPLESPQTKLENLQHAMLLQHPGPEQQQQSEVSRSSELRNFPDPRPSSATLQSPEADTSDNHSESRAATRGTKFVSVNTHKKLGVVKVGYPHNTKVVKNYHHHAVVGNFRHAPDGSHPSVHPAYTIHQKNDGMLNNFATNSGQQEVQVYQLPNGQATTCLPASQYTILPQTYGSNYVANYALGSPSSSSTYQICVHNPDNLPFVMYQLP, encoded by the exons ATGGCGAAATGGATATTTGTG TTATCAGTGGCTGCTGTGTTAACGAGAATTGGGATGGCTGATATCATGGTACAGCCAGGATACCAATCGCCGCAACATCATTCGATAATAACTCAACCCCATGAAACTATGCAACATTTGAATAAAGATCACCTTCAACAACCGAAATCCGCAGATTACCATTTAGAATTTCACCCAGTTTACACGGACTCGTATCAGATCCCTGCTAATGCATTGTATCCTGTACTACAACACTATCAGGTGATGCCACAATTATACGGGACACATTATAGCCATCCAAACTCTGGCGATGTTGGTCTTCCAGGAATGCACTCATCCGAATATGTTCCTTTG CCAGTACATAGCCGGTACAGGAGATCCAGCGAATCCAATGATGGTGAGCAGAGCGAGAAACGCGATAAACTCGATGCTGTGGCCACGAAGTCGTCCTTAGACGAGAACGTTTCGCCAGTCATTGATTTGCGAAGTCTAGGTGGAGAAGCCGGAGAAGGCCTCGATG AAAAGAACGTAAAGGTTCGTCAAAGCGACAACAATCAACAACCGATCACCAGCAACACCCTGTTCGGTTTGAATCCTGCGAATATGTATCCAACGTACCAACAATACCAGTTCGTGGATCCAGCCCTTAATTCGAACCAGGAATTTCGAAATATAGAGATGTTACCCGAGGGAACCGTGTCCACAGAACCAGCATCGGAGTATCGGGAAGTGTCTTCAGCGCCGCTCGAATCTCCTCAAACGAAACTCGAAAATCTTCAACACGCCATGTTGCTCCAACATCCTGGACCCGAGCAACAACAGCAGTCGGAAGTTTCAAGAAGCTCCGAGCTAAGAAACTTTCCCGATCCCCGACCAAGTTCCGCTACTCTTCAATCGCCGGAAGCTGACACGTCGGACAACCATAGTGAATCTCGCGCAGCCACG CGAGGTACGAAATTCGTCAGCGTGAATACCCACAAGAAATTGGGGGTGGTGAAAGTGGGATATCCGCACAATACGAAAGTGGTGAAGAATTACCATCACCATGCAGTAGTAGGAAATTTCAGACACGCACCCGATGGAAGTCACCCTTCCGTTCATCCCGCTTACACGATTCATCAGAAGAACGATGGAATGTTGAATAATTTCGCTACAAACAGTGGGCAGCAAGAGGTACAGGTTTATCAACTTCCAAATGGTCAAGCGACGACTTGCTTACCGGCTTCTCAGTACACAATTCTGCCACAAACTTACGGTAGTAATTACGTTGCTAATTATGCCCTCGGTTCCCCATCTTCCTCTTCGACCTATCAAATTTGCGTGCACAACCCCGACAATTTACCATTCGTAATGTACCAGTTGCCGTAA